The Plectropomus leopardus isolate mb chromosome 14, YSFRI_Pleo_2.0, whole genome shotgun sequence DNA window AAGTTACTGGAAATGTTTGACTTTGAGTCTATGAGGAACACATGAATGCGCAGAGTTTAGTCCCCATTTGGGGAGCTTTGGTTCAGGTACAGCCACGGTTTCAGATTTCCTAAGGGGCACTCCCTTATGAGTTGCATCCTTCAAAATATCCTCAAAGTACCAAAATCGCACACAGCTGAAGTGTGACTGCATCTGTGAATACAGCATTTGTACAGAGCACTGACACAAATACTGGCTTTCTCCTTTAAAGGTATTGTTTACTcttaaatcaaaaacacatatttttttctctttcctgtaGTGCTATACATCAGTCTGTTGTGTTGGTGATTTCATCCATAGAGATGTGttccttctctccaatataatggatcTATATGGCACTagacttgtggtgctcaaagtgctaaaaaacaaacaaaggaaaaaaaacatattaaaacctTAACAGCAATGTCGCTTTCCAGAAATCAcaacctggttactcaagataatccccAGACCTTGTTTTATCGATTTAATATTGGAATAATTTTCTTTCCAcagaactacacctgccaatcAAATCACTGAGCAGAACAAATTATGCATTTATTCATCAATGAAGGCTCGTACTCGTACTGACAGCGCAAGatattgattgactgattgattgattgattgattgattgattgaaacgtttatttcaaatatgcaatgagcaaagcaataaaaaaaaattgtttttaaaacaaagagaagaagagaaaaaaaggcacaaaagcaTAGTGAAGCGAAGTGAGAAGAAAGATAAAGCAAAGACATATGCATATTCGAAAGGGAGTGTAACTTATATGCTCCCACCCCCTctccataaataaatgaaaaacaataacaagctTCCTCGCTggtctatatctatctataccCTAATgtctaatatttatttttagataatttcatTTCTGAAAAGATATAAACATCAATGGCATCCTCTTCGGCTGAGTGGTGATTGGTTGGATTTGTAGTTGTTGGTTAGCAGCCCGgtcaccagaagaaaaagtTTGCGCTGTACATTCCTGCCAAccacaaatgttacatttgcatgtttcacacATGTCATAataacgtttctaaagtgacatattaGCTGACCCTTTCATCAGAAGGTGGAGGGAATGGTGAGCACTGTTTAAACCCAATAAACAACAATACAGGTTGTCTTTTTGTGACACTCTACAGCAGTAGCATTAgcatagcactacaggtaatttttttatttgtcttagtGAACTGTCCCTATAAGCTCTATAAATTGCCTCATCGCCTGCCTTCTCACTGCTGGCTTGATCTGTTCTCCTCCTGCCCATCAGACACATATGAAAGACTCTCTGGGGATGCGGCTAGCTGACAGAGAACAAACATGGTGGGTTCAGAGTCTGGAGGGCTCCGTCAGGCAGCCTTGTTATTGACTTGAATGACACCTAAAATTCAGTAGCCTACAGCTCAGTGTCAGCAAACTGACAGCTCCCTTCCTcctctcaaaaaataaaaaatcaaatcaaatcatgtgAGTCTTATTATAATTTTGCATGAGATAAGTGCAGCCTCACTTGTGTACCAAGGGATTTCATTTCCATTAAAACGCCTGCGTGAGGTTTCATTAATCAGCTCCCCTACAGTATGAGACACCAGAGATGTCTAAAAGTATACCAGAGCTATTATTCTTttcactcacacagacagaatGTTAGGGATTTATGTAATTACACAAGATGCTATTAGAGATATTGATTGATTTCATCCCGCGGCCTTTTATCAGTGCACTTAGTTTGTGAAACAAGGCAGTATTTATCAGATATGCTGCTCATGTGGGTGCAGGAACATAACTGCAGAGAGTCCTGTCGTATCTGGTTTCTGGTAGACATTTTTCGTGTGCAGAGATTAGTTTTACACCGTTTTTCCATATAATAATATTAGTAAAATTATTACTCTAAAGCTGAAAAAAGCAACGgtaaatattaaatcaattaCGTCATTCTTGAAGtgaaaatggcaacattttgtcagttaaaaggagctgctgcttttctttgtctcatggTAGTAAACCGAATTATTTGGGGGTTTGGGGCTGTTGTTAATGTGCAATTTCATACATCATTGTCTGTCTAAATGggcatttttcagtattttctgacatttaaaagacCAAGAGAGTAATATGTTACAGTTATAcgtaaaatatgttattttctgCCGCTAAGGATCTCTCAGCAATAACAAAAGATGGATTCATTCCAGTGAGTTTCTCCCAACACAAACAGATCAAgttattaaaacagtaaaaatgcagaataaagcaatttcttgttaagaaTCAAtatttctccaatgctgttcaGCGTAGCGGCTGGAGCTGAGCTGTCGCATTTTCTCCGCTTGTTTCTCTGATGACTGATGACTCATCATCCAGACTGAAATCCATCATCTGGTTAAAACATAGGCTACAGTTAAAAACAATGAAGGTATAACGTATATCATAACATACGATTAAAACTAGCTAAAAAGTCCAGTTAATGACTAAATGAATTTCAAATTGCACTTCTTTGTGTTATTGGTAAATTTTCATTCTTGTTGTTacactggacttttttttgtgagagaGAACTTAAATACTCTGTAATAATTCAGGCTAAGgctcaaagtttatttttgttttagagaaAGTTCAAGATGACAAATCTTTAGGTCTGATATAACAGGTTAAAAACAGACCACAAAAAAGCTGGTTAAGTAATCAGGAACTGCTTCTTTGCAATGCGGATTTGTACGGGGAGGTAATTTGGATACAACtctaataactttattttaatcagtctgaagcttgtttttttagggTGGTACCATAGTTAAAGTGGTACTTGTGCCTGAACAAATAAAGTTAAAGCTGCACTATCTAGCAGGGCAGCTGTGTCGGGCAAGACTTCAGTCTCGACAAGTTAAGTGCTTTTAGTGCCATAGTCACCCCTGAGAGCTGATATCTAAAAACAAACCTAAATGATTAGCATTAACTTTCAGTTGTAATTACTGTcttaatcacatatttttttccctcagttttCCTTAAATAAAAGGAATACTTATTATCAGAGACCCATGTTGCAATATGCTCGGCATTTTGTCTCTAACCTGTGAAAACCAGGCATCTCCAAAACAGccctgtttttattcattttatttattattttgttggttATTCCAATGGGTTCTTAAATGCTTTATTTAGGTTAAAAGGTAGGGACATTTTCCCAGCCCATTAAATACACTTTAAGGTCAAACGATATTTTGTCAATCTGGACTCTATTTTCCGGTGTTGACTAATAGGAACAGCAATTTCTGGAACTGGTCAGGAGTATCGCAAAAAGGCAGCAGCTAGCAGCTGatacaggctgcaatgtaacctcTCTGAGCATCTATCCTATGTCAGTGTATGTCCCCTGtaagcatttgtttttgccactgacaggctcagattgttattgtgTTTGACACTTTATGGAAGAATCCCTACAGAAATAGACTATTTTGTTAAAAGTAAGATCTTTTTGTTTGACccaaaacagcctcaaaataGCTATCACTAGAccctgttttaaaaaacagtaattttagcttgtACAGAGCCAGCATGATTTCACATCTAATTTTGtgaattaaagttttattttaactaaacCAAAGCTGGTGATTTTTGTGGAACAGttgaaaaggtgaaaaaaacaacaacttctgtgagttttattttttactcttgtcagctttgaatgaagtgtattttactggaataaaattactatttaaTAAACGCAGCACAGGCTGCGTGCAATAGTGGAAATAGAGGAAATGAGCTTTTTTCTCAgcaatatataatttaaaaaaataatgacaccCTGCTGGGGGACCCTGAAAATTACGGATTTAGGACTAGAAAGCGTCCCATCAACATTTAATGTATGAAATCTACCTGTAAAATAGGATTGGGCCCATCTGACGGCCACCTTTCTGATGAATGCTTTATAAGCACAGGATAAAATATGCTGCAGTAAAGCTGTGCACTAGATATCGAGCCTTATTCCCCCTGCTGTATATTCACGATATATTGCTCTGTCCTCCAGCTCCCCTTGTCAGAACGGAGGCACATGTGCAGCTGCCGATGGCTCAGCGAGTTACTCTTCCTGTTTGTGTCCCCCTGGATTTTCTGGAGACTTCTGTGAGATCAGCGTTGACAGCTGCCAGCCTAACCCCTGCCTCAATGGTGGCAACTGCACAAACCACGGCCTGGCCTTCACATGTGTCTGTCCGCTCGGCTTCACTGGTTTCACTTGTAATGACACCACCAGCCTCTCGCCCTGCACCGGCAGGCCCTGCGCCAACAGGGGCACGTGTGTTGGGCAGCCTGACGGAACGTTCCGGTGCATTTGCCAGAAAGGGTTCACAGGTCCAACATGTTCCCTGCCGCACAGGCCGAAGGCCAGGTCCAAGCCTGTGGGCGCCAGGCCCGTGGACCACAGAGTGTTTGCGCTGACTCCACAGCACTACTCCCTCCCTGCTCACACCTTCCACAAGCTTCTCAGACCGCCCGAGAGAGACCTGCTCAAGATCACCCTAAAGGAGACAGTCCACTCCCCGGGTGTCCTTGTCACACACGGCCAGCTCGTCTGCTTCGGTATGCTGGCCCTGCTCACATGTGTGGTCATCCTGGGCACTacaggcattgtgttttttgggcgCTGTGAGACGTGGCTGGCCAATGCCAAGTACAGCCAGCTTGTTCGGCAGCAAAGGGAACACCTGCTGAGAGAAGCCGGCGGCTCGAGCCAGGAGGAGTCTGAGCACTCGGTAAACATCATCCTGCCGGAGAAGATTAGACTCACCAGCTTTGGGAGACACTACACCTCCATCTGATTTAATCGTCTCTGCCTCTTCCCCTTTCCCTCTGGAAGGAGTTTAATATAAATGTCTGAAACTAGCACCAGGGATATACTATGACTGTTGTACAGTTGTGTTAATAAAGTGAGAGATATGCTGGACTACACTGGAATATATTTGAATGTAAAAGTCTACTGGAGTAGTGGACGACCATGACACTGGattgtaaatgtactttttatcaTATAAACATTCAAAGTGtatgaaattataaattattCTCTACCTTGATGGCTAGTAAAAAGATGTCATGTGATGTATTTCTTTAGATTTTTGACTTTATAATCATATTTACACTTCTTTGTTGCATGTTGATTcaaccctgtctcctagaaagTACAGTATGCTACTTAACCACTTTCTTAATTGTTGTGGCAAATAATCCCAGCCTTAATTATGTTTAGTGACGAGGTTACTTTCAGGTAACAAAACACTAAATTCATGTACTGCATAGGCTTTGGATGGAGGAGGTTGGGGAGGATGGTGGACGAACAAAGTGCTAGACCTTCACACCAGGACTTCTGGTTCTGCGTCCAGACTCCTGTTTGGGCAGGATTAGGCAGCAAAATCACTTTGGGTTAGGTTAGAGAAAGATAGTGATTTTGGTTAAATAGTGAAACGAAAAggtatttaaagaaataatgctGTAGTCTCTACAAGTGGATACTCTATTGCAACATTGCCTATTTTAGCGGAAAACAACTGTTATAGgttgtcagtgaacattttgctcATACGTTCTGCTTTAACATTTTTGCGACTTGCATACATATTTTCTGGTACAAATTAGTTGTATACAAACGTGATTTTAAGGAGACAGGGTTGATTGATTTTAACAGAGCCAGACCATTTCTCTTTCggtatttattattaaattaagcAATCATACCATTTACTGTTAGCAAATTGTATTCAGATTTTATGACTGGAGCTGCAACGACTAGTGAAATAGCTGAACAACAGAACACTAATCAGCAACTTTTTggattatttattgttttagtaATCTTAGTCATAATGATctggtttcagcttcttaaaCGTGAGGATTTGATGCTCGTCTTTGTCTTAATCGAtatcaaaaattgttttttgaactgttggttaaataaaacaagctaTCAAAGTAGATCTCTTTAAGTTGGGGTATATTTTAACAGGCATTTTTCGCTATTTTCTGACGAGAAAATAATCACCAGATTAGtaaacaataaaagtaattGTGTGCTGCAGTCCTAACTATCTCAATGCAACAAATCGtgaatttgcaaaaatacatattgtgagtttgtacagtatgtgcagtTTAAATATGTATCAAGATACTTTATACCACCCAAACAGCTATACTATCAGCTCTATATAGCTCATGTTCATGTAAAGGTATTATTATATACTTGGGGGTAGTTtcaaatacactgtaaaaatagagtatttgttttaacttgaaCGTTTGTGTCTGGACTGCCTTATATTTTTGAGCTGGCTTAAACTGAGAAAACAAGTTAAATCATTACAGAATTACCTCAACccgtcttctcaaattcagtcaacttaaaattttacgCAGTAAAGACACTTACtttcttaaattaaaacaaacttttacagTGTGTCATCCaaatttctctctctgcagatgTATCACTTTAAATGTTGGTGTTAAAGGTATATATAGATGTTATTAAGACACAGGTTATTTCACAGTTCCTCGAGAAATGCCACTTTCGATTTCCATTATCATCTATTTGGATCCATGCCATGAATATCTTTACACCGTCGCCTATTGATCAGTCTCAaactcatttgcattttctcagGGGTTATTAGATTTCTCAACGTCGCTTCTTACTGACGCCGTTGGAATTTCACAGTTCTCTGAGCCCAGAAATCAATACATTTGTTAAATGTTATTGGTTTGTCTGGTCATGCATGAGCTGGACAGCAGCTcctggtggagggagaagtggTTTCATACATACTAAGTGTGTGGAAGATGAGAAAAACATTATGTCAGGCACCCTGTGAAAATAGAGTTAACCATGTGATGCATATTTAgtgtaaaatattcatattaatttGCAGCTGACATGACAGTTACTGTGGTTTTAGagtgggatgtttttttctctccaccagCACAATGAAAAGTCCTCTTCAGTGCCATTCAGCATTCAGGATTTGTCTACCACAGTTCTCTGATGGGGCGGTTATCTTGTGCTTACACCATAATGGTTACATTTCTGGCTGCGTATTACATTGTGCAGTaaattttaatgatttacaAGTGGCATTTCTACAAGGGGGCAGTGACTGTAACTGTGTTCTGTTATCAGTATTTGTTCCAGTCTGGgattatttgttgttgtgctttGGCCAGATAATGTTTGGTTGTCTGTTCAttacttttaataaaacatataaaatcttattttgtctgttttgtacTATCCaggtcttaaaaaaaatccacccgATTTATACAGAGTCTATCTCGGTGACCTGCTCTTGACACAACAAGGAGGTTGTGACAAGATCAGATGTTCGGCGAGGTTAATACTGTACGTCAGATGTTTCACAGTATGAGATCTAACTGATGCACAAACACAACGCCTCTGTTCCGATATCAGTGGAACATCTGCTCCTCAGCTCAATGATGCTTAATAAATTCGCACCGGAGCAAAGTCGCTGATGATTAACTGAATGATAACAGTGACTCTGCGAGAactcctcctctgtccctgATGCTATCACAGTTTCAGACAGCAGTCTGTGTCTCCACCTTGTGGTGCAATTTATCTACGTCACCGGGACTTAAGCTGCAAACGCAGCGAGCGAGATCTCGTTGATGAAATACAGCAGAAATTCAAAGTCAAGTCAAGCAACATCTTAATCTTAAAAATAGCCTGTTATCctttaaaatgacagtattGTCTGGgagtaataaatcaaaattccAGAAGGGAAAAAGCACTAAATCTACAAAAACTGGACAAACAGGGTACATACATCTTTTAACTTTCTCTATTCTTATTAGGCCTATCTTCTGGTGTaggaaaaacacatgcatttagtGTGTGTCGGGGATATACTGCAATGTGACCACTTTAATATAGAATTATGTACTGTCACTTTATGTTCACTAAacgtgcttgtttttgccactgacagactcgGCCTGTAATTGTCAGTGTCTAATATCATTATGAAAAGAACTGCTAGAGATAcagccctttttaaaaaaatagtaagttcttttttgtttcacgAGCAACAGCCGAAAATTATCATCGTCAAACACGTCAGACTTCATTAAATGAAAACTGGAATTTTAATATATAGAGCCAGCATATGtccacatctaactgggtgaattacaGGTTTATTTCAATCAAACCAGTGTTGGTGATTGTAAGAACAGCGGAAAAACAATCCAAAATGGCTTTTGCGAGTTTTATTTTCGTTCTGTCGACTCTGAATGAAGTGTGCTTTAAGATGATTAACTTcctgaagttaccctttaaattCACTGCAAACTCACACAGGGGTTTCAATTACTCTGG harbors:
- the LOC121953945 gene encoding protein delta homolog 1, translating into MIQDKGLLLDITMHLTAVVLILVVTGIAKGWECNAGCNTENGFCEKPGKCRCKPGWQGENCDQCVPFPGCLHGTCEKAWQCLCEEGWVGSLCDQDTRLCSSRPCAGNATCIETGEGGYLCICPLGYAGENCHLKRGLCLTNGSPCQNGGTCAAADGSASYSSCLCPPGFSGDFCEISVDSCQPNPCLNGGNCTNHGLAFTCVCPLGFTGFTCNDTTSLSPCTGRPCANRGTCVGQPDGTFRCICQKGFTGPTCSLPHRPKARSKPVGARPVDHRVFALTPQHYSLPAHTFHKLLRPPERDLLKITLKETVHSPGVLVTHGQLVCFGMLALLTCVVILGTTGIVFFGRCETWLANAKYSQLVRQQREHLLREAGGSSQEESEHSVNIILPEKIRLTSFGRHYTSI